TTGCTTGAGGAGCCAGTTGCACCAGTTGTTACCATTTTAATCACTAATAATGCTGATAAGATTTTGCCGACCGTTCGTTCACGGACGCAGATTATTAATTTTGCTGGTGAAGTACTTGCAGATAGTAGGACTAAGTTCTTAATGCAGGCTGGTTTCAGTTCAGCAGACTTGGCTGAACTAGGAGATACTCAAGCGCTAGATCAGTCAATTAAGTATTTTTATCAAGAATTAAGTGAAAAAAATGCCTTAGCCGTTGTTAGTGCACATAAATTGGGTGAATTAGCTAAGAAAAAAATAACACAAAATTATATTATTAATATGTTAAAATTGTTGGCACAACAAGATTTAACACATAAACAGCAAGCTGGAGCAAAAATATTAAAGAACTTATTGAAAATTGATCGCATGCAACATAGTAACGTCAGTTTTCGTAATCTTTTGACTTATCTTGCTTTGCAGTAGAAACGGTAGGTGTTTTTACAGGTGGATTCTTATTCAAAATTGCAACAGCTGCATGACTCAATGGTTAATATGACTAAGACAATTGCGAGCTTAGAAAATGATATTTTAGATACACTTAAAGAAAATACGGAATTAAAGGTAGAAAATCAACTTCTACGCGAGAAGCTAGACAAGATGACGAATGCCCATAATGGAACGATTAAAACTCAGAGTGGACTAGAGTCTTTACGGCAAATTTATAATTCTGGCTATCATATTTGTAATATGTATTATGGTTCACATCGTGATCCTAGTTCAGATTGCATGTTTTGCTTGGATATTCTTGATAATTTTGGTGAAAAAAAGAAAGTACACAAAGGTTAGATAATGCAGCAGCAAAGTAGTTATGCGCAAGAAACAGGAAAGCTTTACTTGGTGCCAACTCCGATTGGAAACCTAGAAGATATCACTATTCGTGCCAAAAAAATTTTAACTCAAGCTGATTATATTGCAGCTGAGGATACTAGAACCAGTGGGATTTTATTACAGAAAATTGGCGTTCATAATCACATGCTGTCATTTCATAAATATAATTCTAAGCAGCGGGCTCCAGAGCTAGTTAAATTAATGAAAGATGGTGCAGTGATTGCCGAAATTAGTGATGCGGGGATGCCGGTGATTTCTGATCCTGGTTTTATTTTGGTACAGGAATGTTTAAAAAACGATATTCCAGTTGTGCCATTACCTGGTGCGTCAGCGTTTACAACAGCTTTGATTGCATCTGGGTTTGATGCGCAACCATTTACTTATTATGGTTTTTTGCCGCGCAAAACTAGTGAACAACAGGTGTTTTTTAAGCAGATGAATGAAGCACGGGCAACTTCAATTTTTTATGAAGCACCGCATCGATTGCTTAAGACTCTTACCAATATGGCGTCAGTCTTGCCAGCTAGTCGTAAAATTGTAGTGGCACGTGAATTAACTAAAATTCATGAAGAATTTATTCGTGGGACTGTTGCAGAATTGACGGACTATTTTACACAAACGCCACCGCGTGGCGAGTTTGTGATTTTGGTTTCACCAAATACGGAGCAACCACAGCAATTAACTTGGTTGGAGTTAATTAAATTAGTCGATCAGCAAGTAGCTGCGGGTGAGACTAAAAAGTCAGCAATTAAGGCAGTAGCTCAGCAGCAGCACGTTTCTAAGAATATGTTGTATGATCAGTATAATCATAAGTAGAGGAAGCTAATGGAGTATAGTGAACAAAGACGCATTGAATTTTATGAATGTGATGAAAATGAACGTTTAAAATTACCTGCCATGATTGATTTAATGATGAGTGTTTCTGAACATCAATTAGTCAGTGGCAGCGCTAGTACCGATGCATTAACCAAAAGGGGATTAGGCTGGGTAGTAACGCAATATCAGATTGAAGTTAATACTTTGCCTAAACCCAATGATTTAGTTACAGTTAGTACTCAGGCAACAGGATATAATCGCTTTTTAGAATATCGTGATTTTACGTTTACCGATCAAGCTGGTAATCAGCTGATTAAAGCTAAGAGTGAATGGGTTTTGTTTGATTTGCAAAAACGTAAAATGGTTCCAACGGATCAAAAGATGATGACTGAATTAGGAATTCCGTTATTAAAAAAGGTTCCCAAATTTCCTCGCTTGCGTGCTCAAAGTGAGTATCAACTTCAAAGACAATATCGTGTGCGTTATGATGATTTAGATACTAATCATCACATGACTAATGGGCACTACTTTAGCTGGTTTATTGATACTTTAGATCGTGATTTTCTAAGAACACATGTAGTCCAAAAAATTGATATTAAGTTTAACCAAGAAGTTAGTTACGGACAAGAACCGCAAGTTGCTCTTAGCACGGATTGTGCAGCAAACGAATGTAAAACTTATCATTGCGTTAAGGATAATGAGGCTGCTAGAGCAATATGTGAGCTAACTTGGCGGCAAGTATAATATAATTAAAAAGGCATGACGCAGTCATGCTTTTTTAATGAAAGGAAGTGGCAGCTATGTCTTCAAAAAAATTACTCAAACTTGATTTAAATGAGTTAGTTCTGCTTGGCATAATTGTGGCGATGCAAATTATACTGGGACGATTTAGTTTTGGGACATCTGCGGTACACGTTGGCTTAAAATTTATTGGTAGTGTTCTATTGGGATATTTGTTTGGTCCGGCTTGGGGAGCAGTTGGTGGTGGCATCGGTGACTTAATTTCGTCAGCTATCTTTGGTAACCAAGGTGGGTTCTTTGTTGGTTTCACTATCAGTGCAATGCTTGAGCCAATGATTTATGGTTGCTTTTTTTATCAAAAACCCGTTAAAGTTTGGCGGATTGTGCTAGCAACGCTTATGGTTACTTTGATTATTAATATTGGCTTGAATACATTGTGGTTGCATATTTTATATGGACTGGATTATCAGGCTGCACTAGTTCAACGCATTCCTAAGGAAATAATTGTACCTTGGTTACAAATGTTTGTTAGCTTCTTTGTTTTACAGACCATTTCTCGTGTTAAAATAAAAAGGTAGATTTTTAAAAAGGGAATAGTAATCTGAAATGAAAATTTTAAGTGTGTCAACTGCAACTAATTATCTGAGTGTAGCGCTCAATGATGGACAAAAAGTACTGGTGGAAAAAGGTGAACCTGATGAACGGAATCATAGTGAACACCTTGATCCATTGATTGATGAGATTTTAACTAGTAATAATTTAGCGTTAACAGATATTGATCGTTTTGCAGTTGCTAATGGTCCTGGTTCATATACTGGTTTGCGGATTGGGGTAACTACCATGAAGATGTTTGCCAGTATTTTAAATAAGGAATTAGTTGGTATTTCAACGCTTGAAGCCTTAGCAGCTAGTTCAACTGCAGAAAACACGTTAATTGTTGCTGGAATTGATGCACGTAATGACAATTACTTTGCTGGAGCATATATCAAACGTGATGGTCAACTAACTAATGTGCTTGCCGATGGCCATTATCATATCACCACTTTGCTTGAGGCGGTTAAACAAATTGCTAATACTAATTCTTTTGGTAAAATCGAATTCTTAGGTACCGGCTTTGATAAACAAGCATCAGCGTTAACACAATTGCCTCTGCCAATTAGTTACGGTACTGAACAACAAAACTTGATTCATGCCGGTCTAATCGGAAGATTAGCTGAATCCGTGCAGCCAGTTGATCCAGATCTATTGTTACCAAATTATTTACGGCGTACACAAGCTGAAGTTGATTGGCATCAAAAGACCGGTCAGCCTTTTGCACCTGATAGTGATTATGTGGAAGAAGTATAGTCACTAATTCGTTGTGACAGAGGAGATTTTATTTTGAAGAGCAAAAAAGATGTTCGAATTTTGGCTTATGAAAGTTCATGTGATGAAACTTCCACTTCAGTCGTTAAAAATGGGCGTGAAGTAGAAAGCCTAATTGTAGCTACACAGATTAAAAGTCACCAACGGTTTGGCGGAGTGGTCCCCGAAGTTGCCAGCAGGCATCATATTGAAGTGATTAGTCAAATTACCAAAGAGGCATTGGCTAAGGCTAATGCAACTTGGCAGGATATTGATGCAATTGCGGTTACCTATGGTCCAGGACTGGTAGGAGCTTTATTAATTGGGGTTAGTGCGGCTAAAGCTGCGTCGATGGCTACTGGTATTCCACTAATTGGAGTTGACCACATTATGGGTCACATTATGGCAGCTCAACTAGAAACGGAAATTGAGTATCCTGCTTTGGCTTTACAAGTTTCTGGTGGTCATACCGAAATTGTCCTGTTAAAAGATCCTACTCATTTTGAAATTGTTGGTGATACCAGAGATGACGCGGCGGGAGAAGCTTATGACAAAATTGGTCGTGTTTTAGGGGTACAATATCCAGCGGGAAAAACGATTGACGAGTGGGCACACCAAGGTCAAGATACGTTCAACTTTCCACGGGCGATGATTGATGATAATAGTTATGACTTTTCTTTTTCTGGATTAAAGAGTGCCTTTATTAATACCTGTCATCATGCTGACCAAATTCATCAAGAACTTAATAAATATGATTTAGCAGCTAGTTTTCAGGCTGCTGTCGTTGACGTTTTAGTCACCAAAACAATTAGGGCAATCAAACAATATCAACCTAAAACTTTTATTTTGGGTGGCGGAGTAGCAGCTA
This DNA window, taken from Lactobacillus sp. ESL0684, encodes the following:
- a CDS encoding DNA polymerase III subunit delta, translated to MTIEITKKNAKQAAFLKRAFEQKQLAQSYLFVATDVQEALNTAYWLACLYNCTGADRPDGTCRICQQIISGNHPDVLEITRGDKQTIGIDQVRVLKSELAKSPVQSDCRFFFIKEAQKLTLPSSNALLNLLEEPVAPVVTILITNNADKILPTVRSRTQIINFAGEVLADSRTKFLMQAGFSSADLAELGDTQALDQSIKYFYQELSEKNALAVVSAHKLGELAKKKITQNYIINMLKLLAQQDLTHKQQAGAKILKNLLKIDRMQHSNVSFRNLLTYLALQ
- the yabA gene encoding DNA replication initiation control protein YabA, whose product is MDSYSKLQQLHDSMVNMTKTIASLENDILDTLKENTELKVENQLLREKLDKMTNAHNGTIKTQSGLESLRQIYNSGYHICNMYYGSHRDPSSDCMFCLDILDNFGEKKKVHKG
- the rsmI gene encoding 16S rRNA (cytidine(1402)-2'-O)-methyltransferase gives rise to the protein MQQQSSYAQETGKLYLVPTPIGNLEDITIRAKKILTQADYIAAEDTRTSGILLQKIGVHNHMLSFHKYNSKQRAPELVKLMKDGAVIAEISDAGMPVISDPGFILVQECLKNDIPVVPLPGASAFTTALIASGFDAQPFTYYGFLPRKTSEQQVFFKQMNEARATSIFYEAPHRLLKTLTNMASVLPASRKIVVARELTKIHEEFIRGTVAELTDYFTQTPPRGEFVILVSPNTEQPQQLTWLELIKLVDQQVAAGETKKSAIKAVAQQQHVSKNMLYDQYNHK
- a CDS encoding acyl-ACP thioesterase domain-containing protein — its product is MEYSEQRRIEFYECDENERLKLPAMIDLMMSVSEHQLVSGSASTDALTKRGLGWVVTQYQIEVNTLPKPNDLVTVSTQATGYNRFLEYRDFTFTDQAGNQLIKAKSEWVLFDLQKRKMVPTDQKMMTELGIPLLKKVPKFPRLRAQSEYQLQRQYRVRYDDLDTNHHMTNGHYFSWFIDTLDRDFLRTHVVQKIDIKFNQEVSYGQEPQVALSTDCAANECKTYHCVKDNEAARAICELTWRQV
- a CDS encoding folate family ECF transporter S component encodes the protein MSSKKLLKLDLNELVLLGIIVAMQIILGRFSFGTSAVHVGLKFIGSVLLGYLFGPAWGAVGGGIGDLISSAIFGNQGGFFVGFTISAMLEPMIYGCFFYQKPVKVWRIVLATLMVTLIINIGLNTLWLHILYGLDYQAALVQRIPKEIIVPWLQMFVSFFVLQTISRVKIKR
- the tsaB gene encoding tRNA (adenosine(37)-N6)-threonylcarbamoyltransferase complex dimerization subunit type 1 TsaB, whose translation is MKILSVSTATNYLSVALNDGQKVLVEKGEPDERNHSEHLDPLIDEILTSNNLALTDIDRFAVANGPGSYTGLRIGVTTMKMFASILNKELVGISTLEALAASSTAENTLIVAGIDARNDNYFAGAYIKRDGQLTNVLADGHYHITTLLEAVKQIANTNSFGKIEFLGTGFDKQASALTQLPLPISYGTEQQNLIHAGLIGRLAESVQPVDPDLLLPNYLRRTQAEVDWHQKTGQPFAPDSDYVEEV
- the tsaD gene encoding tRNA (adenosine(37)-N6)-threonylcarbamoyltransferase complex transferase subunit TsaD, translated to MKSKKDVRILAYESSCDETSTSVVKNGREVESLIVATQIKSHQRFGGVVPEVASRHHIEVISQITKEALAKANATWQDIDAIAVTYGPGLVGALLIGVSAAKAASMATGIPLIGVDHIMGHIMAAQLETEIEYPALALQVSGGHTEIVLLKDPTHFEIVGDTRDDAAGEAYDKIGRVLGVQYPAGKTIDEWAHQGQDTFNFPRAMIDDNSYDFSFSGLKSAFINTCHHADQIHQELNKYDLAASFQAAVVDVLVTKTIRAIKQYQPKTFILGGGVAANLGLREQMQTEITKLPDSMQPKVILPALKLCGDNAAMIGAAAYNLYNEGKFADLTLNADPSLELPYADSMLN